atttagcaaggccgagcttgcccagccattggtgaggccgacctcgcactacttgggtgaggtcgagccttgctggtggcctcggtggccaagcaagccttgcgaggcttgcttggccaccgacgaggctcgcctcgccaccgaggccaccggcgaggcttcgGTGAGCTCACCGACCCTCgcggtggctggcgaggctccGGCAAGCTTGCCAAAGCTCGCCCGGCTGGTCGCCAAccgccgccatggccggcaatcggccactaagagaaagaaggaaaaagaaaaaaaaaagaaaaagaaaaatggaaaaatataataaaaagtattgaaaaactaaaataaacaataaaattatacaaatttaccaaacgcatttttattccctggaatataaatttttgcgattaccaaacgcattcttatactcagaaattgttctcgggaacagaaactatatatatatatatatatttctattcaaaaattgtttctcggaacagaaacgttaccaaacacgcccttagtCACCTAGATGATATTTTCGGCTTCTGTTTAGACATCATTCTCTTGCACAAGAAACTCTGCCAACTCTTGTGGTCGTCTGTACCACATCTGAATGACCGTAATGTGGTTGGATGCAAGCAAGCTAAAAGCATGATCAATGAAAACTGCCTCTTTGTTACTACCTTCGATTATGACAACACTTAGATATCATAAAGTTTTGAACTTGTAATCTCAGTAATTCATTTCAATATGTTGCCAAAGAACTCCACTAAAAAGTCACATattaaattgtactaaaaaatgaaaagatacaTAGGAAAATCGGTCCACATGAGTCTTCTACCCAGATTTTTAGCTAAACAATTTATCTTTGTTGATTTGCATATCCAGGGCGAGTTCATTACAGAGACAAGCTTTGGCATTAGAAGTTCGTTATGCCAAAAACAAGTAGATGAACTgagaaggaagggaaaaaaaaagtgcagcACAATGTAAGAGGAAATGGTTAATCAGGGTATTAAGTCAAATGTGGAAAATAGAAACCATGTAATTGTCAGTAGCTCTAGCAGGTACTATGCCATAGGAAATAGGCGTGACCTCTTTCTATCAAAAGCTGCTCAAATCCCGAACCAGCTATGTCTCTTTTCTTTGCATGCCTCACGACACCTTTAAGTCTTCCCACATCGTATGCTTATGGACAATGATTTTGCTCAAACCGATCGTCTTAGTGATAAAAGTGCAGAAAGTCATCAATTACCATCCCAGCCAGGAAGACTTTAATACAAAATCTCTTTCATGAGCTGCTTCTGCCTTTTGGCGATCTCCAATCTCTCTACATTTGTTCCCAGCCTAGTCTCCTCTGTCCGGTGAGTTCCAAGCAACACCAATGAGCCTCTTCGCAACGTTCTAGCTCCAACGAGGCCCCAGCGCGTTGGTATGGGTGAAGCTCTCCATAGGCCATCTCAGCACCTCAAGCGAGTTCACAGTCCTAGCCAATCTAGTGCGGCTAGTCCAGACGCAGAATCAGCCCCTCGGGTGCAAGGATtcgcaagttcagcaatttcctACAGTGCTTGCACGTCTGCAAGAGGAAACATCAGCGAACTCTCTCTCCCCGTAGCTTCATCGCCTCACATCACTCACCACTTCCCGGCCCAGGTTTGGAAGAATTCCAATAAGATTCGATCCTTTCGTATTAATTGCTAAGTGGAGTGCAAGGCTGAAGACAATacccacaaaagaaaagttgaagaaGTCCAGcagtgtggcacccctcgaacggcccccgatccgttagggtcgccacagttcacttacctttcacttttcctaataacatgtcactttgataccatttcaattgcagcgagTCCATACAACCAttggggtttacattttttagatcggtcccttgcacAGTTCATATGGCGGATGCACATCCAAACAACTcatttccctatattcagaaaacaatgcacaccaactaaacatttataagtaaaagccaaacacttttatttacttaaaccagatggacatcattcatcggtacatcaaaatgccatagttttctatacttggctatacttcaaaagatgatcgacatctcttccaacagtcgtatacttaaagtccatcgattagtgtcggtgtccaaaagttccttcctttgctatcctcctacTCGcgatcatatccaaccacttgatccatctactagTGGTAGTGGCAGCAGGGGAATCTTATCTAgtatgaaatgttaatccccaaaaggggtgagtacaaccactcaacagtaaagatccaccaagcTACTCATTGCGTCAAACcgaacaatcaaggcatcataacaaagcacatatcattcatgcattcaagcataacttaccttgcagccatgcatatatcaccatgccaaaTGTgtatatatcaccatgcacttatcatcaagcattcatgcatatatctccatgccatatgtgcatataccaccatgcacttatcatcaagcattcatgcatatatcaccatgcagtcatgcatatctcgccatgccatcgtgcatataccaccatgcagtcatgcatatctcaccatgccatcgtgtATATATCACCATAACTtgtatcatccatgctatcaagcatacatcaccatgagatccattcatgccttcatgatcgcattttcaatatcaaatagcatcaatttactttcataagcaaatcatgcatcatgccatatgcatacacacatgcacatgattcaatttcagttcttatctttcacaaggatttcattatttttcatctAGGGACAAATGTTTGCATCCCataatttatcgctcgcatccaacctggcatcgcgaggaacctccggcacacacctccgggcatctcgcatcccacttggcatcacgaggaatccccccggcacacacctccgaggcttccatGATTACGtacgacataccaccaggcattccccctggaattacgtaccgtataccattGGACATCTTGAAACTCTTGAGGAccctctggaattacgccactaggccaccgggcatccggtaCCCCCAcatcccggggcatcgtcggctcacacctccgacgacATCCTCATTTATCACAATTCATGTTCACAATTGTGTCTCAAtattaacatggcacatgatgtgatggcaacaaagtcaatttcagcttttgattttatatgcaatgccatatatcatcacatatgcagcaagatcaattactattattttagaaaacagaaaacattctttttaatttacatttcctAAATTTTAGTAATTGTCTCTAATAATTCCTAAGAATTTAGTACATCATAGACAAACTCTAAGGGCATTcatctcatgaagaacacagcaccaccagaatttcatacaaaacagGATAGTTCATGCAtcacagcttttgaaatttgcacAATCCAGCTAGCAcggttttagaaatttttttcattaaatacccaaatgacattcaaaaattatgaaattcgaacatgtgatagtcaagacataaaggcagatacttcatgaagaacactacaccaaaataTCCATATATAGTTCAATACAGACCAcgcatcacagcactactaattctgtccgttccacttgcacagtttttgaaaatgttttggttAAATaagcaaatgaacttcaaaaattacgaaattttaatATTCTGTAGGCAAGATATAAATAAAGGAATTTTATGcagaaaaattttccaaaataatctCATAAAAAACGGTGTAGACCACGCATTGCAACATTACcaagtccgaacacatcagatcgcacagttttagaaaatcttcgattaaatacccaaatgacatttaaaaattatggaatttgactatgtgatagccaagaccataatttaaatacttcatgaagacatcaaagtcagattcatcctaggtaattaaatataggcggttaaaacttatgttcctagtaccgaaatttccagatctaaccatctccgaAAGACCACAATTTCACCTACCtactcttgttttttttctctagattttttatatgttctacctcaagaagtacactacaactttcattaagagatcaaggtgatattttcacaagaaggttactttacagaccacgaaaccactgaagTTCATCacgacaaattccagatctagtctctccaaagaaaaatcatttcactaaccatttcttgtccgttttgcctcaaatttttgtatgttgttcttcaaggtgttcgctacaaatttcatgaagaaattgaaacaagattctgactaaaaagtcacatgcaacacacaatcTCATGGACGGTCAaactggtctttccagaaacagTATGCATGgccaacgaatctctctccatagctccgaaatttcatcctatctaccacaaccaaaacttaccatctactacacataTACACAGAAatgcaaagggtaggttttaggacttcacttgcctcaaatcgAAGGAAAACACAGCAATAACGACGGTGGGACTAGGCGGGCTCGACAGcgtctcctcttcctctcttcctctctttctctcttctttctttggacACCCCTCTCCCTCTCGAGCTCTCcatcccttttctttcctccccTTCAATGATTTGATTGCATGCAGCCGCCCAAAGGAGCCAATGGGGGCAGCCACACTTTGCTCAACCTCCATGCCACTTGGCAGCTCGCATGCAAGGCTTATGGGCTTCAAGGTTTGGGCCGGTCTTGGGCCTTCATGGGCCAGTCGACCAAGGGGCTGGCGTGGGCTGGTTGGATGGTCTTTTGGGCCTAAAAATCAGCCCACCCTCTCCTCCTATTCCTATTCCATTTAACCCTTATTTAAATAAACTcctaatttcaacttataagcccacaaaactctataatttaaatcaataaaattctacttacaaagtgcaccaccaagaataagatttctatatcaatttgcactTTAATAAATCCTTGGGTCACTTGAAGACACACCTCCATCCAAACAATCATCCTTTACAATGCTCggccttaaattaattgaaattcattaactcaATGGCTAATGCAAAATCAAACGGCACttccattacctaatcatggttCATGGCACTCTAGAGGTTGTCACgagattttaggatgccacaagcAGTGCACAAAAATAGTCAAAACATGGTAGGTTTTCAAAGGAATAAGATCTGGGCAAGTGGCAGCAATGTTAAGGAACAGCCGAGAAGTGCACTACAGATTTGTATGAGCACGAAATGATAAGAATATGAGGTAAGCCTTAATTTGAACATTCGAATTATCGGTTTGCGAGGTAAGTAACCAGTTGTAGACAAATTCAAGCTTTTAACCCTTGGCTTGGACCTAATGTGGTCAACGGCTGGCCTGAGTTTAAATTTAAAGCAAATGAAACTGTTTCACACAAACGCAAATAGCAAAAACAGCGAGAGATTAGAGAGAGTTCTGAGCAAGAATTGTCATGATGCCTTAGGATGAGCAATATTCAAGAGGAAATACACACATATACTATTACACTGAGCATCACCCAATCATAATCATTGCAAGGAGCAATTCCTTAAAAAGCTTTGTTTAAGGTCACTCATACCTTTTATAAGAATTTTGTATCCGGCTTTCACATGGATCAAACCGCACATTGGAAGTGGTAGAGGCATGACTCGTTGTTGGCTTTACAAATCTATTGCTGAGGACTTTGTTTGAGGAAattatataaaaggaaaaatcataaatttattgcaatagtatcaattcagttttgaactttttttttttttgccaaataatttttaaatgtttagcatatatatcaattcaatccatctgacCTCATTATTTCCCACCATTAATCTAACTTTTCACTAGGATGATAAACATATCATGTAAAACCTATAACAAAGTCATGGACAATTTAATGTATGATATACGTACGTTACTATATTGATAAAAGTTATAAAAGCAAGGAATGGATAGGAGTGTTAGGAGCACGAAAGTAAGAGAAGAAGACACGAATTTCTGATACCTTAACCCGGGAGGGAGCCAAAATCTAAGTTCATTGACATATGTAGTTAAATCCACCTTCAGTAAAAATTTTAAGGTAATGAATTGTGGATCTATTAGGATATATTAATTACTTCACATCATATTAATTTTCCGATATGAAACTTTTCTAAAACAGTTCATGTGCATCTCATCAAGAAATGAAGAATGAAATGCTCATCGTCGTTAATGAATTTGTGGGACAAACTAATATATATGGACAAGCCACGTATTTCGTTATCAGGAGCCCACTCTGCACAAATAAATGGAGAGACAAGACTTACAAGGGTACAAAATCTAGGTAACGCATTGATTGATGCTAGCTCCTGATATAGACGCAGGGCCTGACGTTCTTGGCCACTCCTAATTAGCACTCGATGTTTCTGGTGCTTTCCAATCGGTGTCTAGCTCAGTCCATCTCGGATAATCAGGCAACCTTTCCAGGGACATGCAACCCATGATAGTCAAATGCTTCAAACATTGTAAGGGACTGAGACCCTCGACAGCCCGTAGCACTTGGCAGTTGTCTAGCCAAAAAAGTTTGATCTTTGCCAACTTTGATAGTTGAGGTAATCCATCTAATGACTCACACCAGATAATCTGTAGTGACTCCAACGATTCCAACTCGCCCAAACCTTGTACCTCCACAAGACTTCCCAATGTAGACAGACACAAAGTTTCTAGATTCTTCAAGCATGATAGATCAGGAATTCTCTCGAGGGATGGACAGTCTTCTATGGACAATTTCCTCAACTTCTCCAAGTGTTCAAGCACCGGGAGATGTGCCATTGAGCATTTAGAAATGGAGAGACTTGACAGGTTCCTAAAGTTGGAGAATCGCTGCGGTGGCAATATACCTGTGAGATGCAAAGTTGACAAACTAGATGGAAGCCGATGGATGGATTCTACAATCTTCCAAGGGGACAGAATTTCCTCTGACTGGTGAGGAGCCTCGAGATCATACGTATGAAAAGACAAGTTCAGGTGACCTAAAGTAACTAAGTTAAAGAGGTCTGGGATGATTTCACAATGATAAGCATCAAGGATAAGGCTTATCAAACTCGAGGGAAGCTGTGGCACTAGTTGAAGCTCCCGGCAGCCCCCCAACACAAGTTCTTTGAGGCAAGCGAGACAACTGATCGTGACAGGCAAACCAGAAATACTAGTTctagagaagtccaagatcctcaagtgGGATAGTCCGCCAATTGCATATGGGATTTCACCTATAAGATGCCAACAATCTTggacacgtaactcttctaggtgagagagatgagtgatTGTGGCAGGCAAAGCAGAAATAAAAGTATTAGAGAATtccaagatcctcaagcagGATAGTCTGCCAATTGCATATGGGATTTCACCTGTAAGACGCCAACAACCTTGGACACGTAACTCTTCCaggtgagagagatgagtgatTGTGACAGGCAAACCAGAAATACCAGTTCgagagaagtccaagatcctcaagcggGATAGTCTGCCAATTGCATCTGAGATTTTACCTATAAGATGCCAACAACCTTggacacgtaactcttctaggcGAGAGAGATGAGTGATCGTGGCAGGCAAAGCAGAAATAATAGTATtagagaagtccaagatcctcaagtgGGGTAGTCCGCCAATTGCATCTAGGATTTCACCTAGATGCCAACAACCTTGGACatgtaactcttctaggtgagagagatgagtgatCGTGGCAGGCAATCTAGAAATAGGAGTATgagagaagtccaagatcctcaagcagGATAGTCTGCCAATTGCATCTAAGATTTCATCCATTAGATCCCCACAACCCCGGACATGTAACTCTTCTAGGCGAGAGAGATGAGTGATCGTGTCTGGCAAACTAGAAATACGAGTACATGACAAGTCCAAGATCCGCAAATGGAAAAGACTCCCAATAGCATTTGGGACTTTGCCTGATAGATCCGGACACTCTGGGCAATGTAACTCTTCAAGCATTTCTAGTTGTCCAATTGCGTTTGGTAACCTTTTTAACTTTGTATGTCCCATCTTGATGGCTTTGAGTTTCTTCAGATTTCCAATGGAATTGGGGAGACTGTCTATTCTTGAGAATGATAAATCCAACTCGACCAATGATTGTAATCCTCCGAGAGAGTGCGGGAGCTTCTTTATCCTCTCACATCCTTTTATAGAGAAATGTGTGATTCTTGTTAATCCTCCAATAGAGTTCAAGAGTTTGTTGCTTCCCTTGCAATAATTTACACTGAAGCTtgacaaagatttcaaattgcCAACACTCTCCATGAGTGTGACCAATTTAGAAGATCCAGAGATGATGAACTCTGTCAAAGATTCTAAAGAATCAACCTCTTCAAGCAACTCCTCAACAGAGTCACATCTATCCATATTGAGAGTTTTTAAGAGCTGTAGCTTACCAATGGAGCAATCAACCGTAATCAATTTGGAGCAGCCAgcgagtatcaatatctccaaATCAAGGAAGTCAGACAAGTCAGGTGTCCTTGTTAAGCATTTGCAGTTTGTCAGGTCCAAAACTTTAAGGTTTTTTGCCATTTGCAGAAGTATGTGTCTTAGAACAAAACTCCATAGCCAAAAGACTAAAGTATCCTCGCTATGAAAACACAAAAAGGTATAATTCCCAAATCACCCACAAACCCCAAATAACAACACGCTAAGTTTTTCTCCACCCGTCACCACCGGGCACCAGCACACCACCTCCGACCACAatctctactctctctcctcccccctcTCTCAAGTGTAATGTAAAGCCTACTTAATAGTCAGAGATATAAAGTGAtggattaaaaaattgttaaaataatcAATGCAATTTCTAGGAAAATCTAGTGTGCATAAGATATTTGTAAAATAGGTATTTGCATAATAGCCTACATGCATACTCACACTTGCACATTAACaaccaaaattaacaaaattgaatgaTGCAAAGTGAAGTTGATTTAAAAGGTGAGAATGATTTTGGGCATTCTACCTTCAACTTAATAGGAGCATCCATTTTAAGTTGAAAAATTGTAGAAAGATCACAAGAAGTGACTAAATGGCAACTGTTAGTGGGGAGGGTACCCAATCGAGCTAAATTGATTTCACACAATTTTTGTAGCTCAAAAACtgacttaaaattaattttaaaaatggaaaaggcACTCCATCACATCTGTTCTCCACCCCGAATCTATACCATAGATTTCTCTGAGATTTGATTTGACGTTGTGGTTAAAAACTAGATTCAATGTAATACTCTAGCCTTCGCTCATTAACTCGAATTAATTACAAAAGCATAGACaatgtaattttcatttatttgacaGTTCATTAATGTAATTATAAAGAAACACTTAACTATTAAATTAGGTTAGTAAGCCCCTTGAATAAAGTCTCTTGATGGTCAAGATCGCCTTAATTTAAATCATCAACTTATTGATGCAAAACGGCTACTTTATCAGAGTACACCAACTCCAAATCCTAAGTAAGCAACTTTCATAACTACAAAATCAAGGTTATAAACCCCATGGAGCATTTTTTATGTGGGATATTTTACTttgattcatgaaaaatatattctacACTCAGACGAGATGGGGAGTGCATGCAACCTTTAGGTCAATCGTATGGGGTAATGATGCAAAGAAGTAAAATATGTCTTGCTTCTATCATTGCAAATGAGGTGATGATAGAAAGAAGTACATAGAGTAAGGCATATCATACCTTCATTTGGCTCCATCCATCCCGGCCATCTCCAATATTGCTATCTGAAAGGTCAAACATGACCAAATTACTGAAGTGAAAGTTATTTGCATGAAAAGCCATCCCCAATGTTTCCCCAAAAGGCCTTCCTAGCTTCGGAAGAAGATTCTCAAAGATGCCATCTAGGCCTTTCATTCTAAGGAACCTTAATTTTGATGCAGTAGCTAATTCTTCAGCCGTATAGATGCTCCTCCAGCCACCACTAGAATTCAGGCTTAGGGCTTCCAGACCTTGATTTCTCTGCCAACAGAGACTCGAGATTAGTTAAGCATACATTTGAAGATATCTTATAAATCATTTGTCCATTTTCCATATTCtacaattcaagaaaaatattatgcaTATTAATTACAAtcttcatagtttttttttctctaattgtgTTTGAAAGTAAGTTAAAAACTCTTCATACCACTAGCTTTCTTCTGACTTTTCTCAGATTGCTCGTGAAACGGCGCTTTGTTGTTTCAGAACTTCCAGAAAACAATGTACTACTCAacaaatctagaaaaaaaaatttggtctcTCTCCACCTATTTAAAAGATCTTTTGACCCAAATGTTTGAGAGAGCTCTCATGGGAAGTTAAACAAGCtaacaataaaatgaaagcaaaaatgCAAGAAGTTTctctttccaaataaaaataatgtgaCATAGTCTTCCATTTTACCTCTTTTCTGTCCCATAGCATTGCAACAACACGCTCATGAATCCACACCCTCCTACATTCGTGAGGATATTTTTCAACTATGATTTTCCTTCCCAGATCTCAtaattggtcatgcatccaaaatttatcatttctaatttttatcaaGGACTATTGGAGGAGGACACTAATTGCACTCTGATAATCATCCCACATGATATATGAATAAGTTTGGTCCTCGTTGgtgaaaaagcaagcaatatccaaaaatacttCTTTTTCCTCATATGCTAATCCTTCATAAAATGCATCGCAGACAACCTTCAAAGGACCTTTATTTAACTGCATCAACCTATCTTCCCATTCTACAATTTTTTGACTGGAACGAAGACTTGAACCTATCTCCACGACAGCCAAAGGAAGCATTCCCACTCTACGGACAATTTTCTCTGCAAGATGCTCATATTCTCCTATGGGATCGTCTCTTCTGAATGCGTGCTCACTAAACAACAGAAGTGCTCGACCAAATTCCATTTCATAAACTTCATAAGCCAAAATTCCTTTAGGTTGATTTAGGACCACTTCACCGAATGATTCCACTTGAGTCATCAAGATACTTTCGTCCCTAGTTGTGATAATGATCCTGCTACCCAAACCAAACCAATCAGATTTTCCGGCTAGCTTTTGGAGTTGCTCTTTCTTGTCTAGATCATCAAGAACCATGAGAACCTTTTTAGTCCTACATACTCTCTTGATTTGAGCCATCCCATCACCTATGTCTTTGATTCAGATAGTATCTCCAGAACCAATAAGATTCGATAATAACTTTTTCTACAAGTTTACAAGACCATCAAGACTATGTCGGGACGATTCTCGAACATTGTGGAGGAAACTAACACTGTCAAACTGAAAAAGTAATTTGTTGAACACAACCTTCGCAAGTGTTGTTTTACCGATACCACCCATTCCATGTATCCCAACAAAACGCACACCACCAGAGTCAACATCCAATTTATCTATTATCGCTTCTATATGTCTGTGATCCTCAACCAAATGTTCAGGGACATCCACATTTTTGCCCCTAAGCTTGTGTGAAACCTCTCTAACAATTCAATTAGTTCTCCATGGCTGCAACAAAGCAAGAAATACGTTTTTCGTCAATGACATGAAAGATGGGTATAAATTTCTTTCGGATATGACGATCCCATGGTTAAATAAGTCAACCGTTTCAGTTTCTATGGATGGAAATTAAGCACAATAGTAAGCTGACACGTACactcgaatttcatgaaaagccGCTCAATTTGATGTATTGGAGATGCTTTAGATAATGCATGAGCTGACTGATATGAAGTATACATTCTTGATGGAATGGATGTAGTAAGATTAACAAAActtaagaaaattatattttttttcataatgctcggattttttcataaaatccaAAGTGATAAGCACAATAGATATTCTTTATAGGTAAAActgttttattattttcttcgtGAAAAGGTTT
This region of Eucalyptus grandis isolate ANBG69807.140 chromosome 8, ASM1654582v1, whole genome shotgun sequence genomic DNA includes:
- the LOC108957765 gene encoding leucine-rich repeat protein soc-2 homolog isoform X2, whose protein sequence is MEPNEDLEILILAGCSKLITVDCSIGKLQLLKTLNMDRCDSVEELLEEVDSLESLTEFIISGSSKLVTLMESVGNLKSLSSFSVNYCKGSNKLLNSIGGLTRITHFSIKGCERIKKLPHSLGGLQSLVELDLSFSRIDSLPNSIGNLKKLKAIKMGHTKLKRLPNAIGQLEMLEELHCPECPDLSGKVPNAIGSLFHLRILDLSCTRISSLPDTITHLSRLEELHVRGCGDLMDEILDAIGRLSCLRILDFSHTPISRLPATITHLSHLEELHVQGCWHLGEILDAIGGLPHLRILDFSNTIISALPATITHLSRLEELRVQGCWHLIGKISDAIGRLSRLRILDFSRTGISGLPVTITHLSHLEELRVQGCWRLTGEIPYAIGRLSCLRILEFSNTFISALPATITHLSHLEELRVQDCWHLIGEIPYAIGGLSHLRILDFSRTSISGLPVTISCLACLKELVLGGCRELQLVPQLPSSLISLILDAYHCEIIPDLFNLVTLGHLNLSFHTYDLEAPHQSEEILSPWKIVESIHRLPSSLSTLHLTGILPPQRFSNFRNLSSLSISKCSMAHLPVLEHLEKLRKLSIEDCPSLERIPDLSCLKNLETLCLSTLGSLVEVQGLGELESLESLQIIWCESLDGLPQLSKLAKIKLFWLDNCQVLRAVEGLSPLQCLKHLTIMGCMSLERLPDYPRWTELDTDWKAPETSSAN
- the LOC120287307 gene encoding TMV resistance protein N-like encodes the protein MAQIKRVCRTKKVLMVLDDLDKKEQLQKLAGKSDWFGLGSRIIITTRDESILMTQVESFGEVVLNQPKGILAYEVYEMEFGRALLLFSEHAFRRDDPIGEYEHLAEKIVRRVGMLPLAVVEIGSSLRSSQKIVEWEDRLMQLNKGPLKVVCDAFYEGLAYEEKEVFLDIACFFTNEDQTYSYIMWDDYQSAISVLLQ